From the Halobacterium zhouii genome, the window CGGGCCGACGCCTGGACCGCCGGCGAGCAGGAGGACGGCGTCCTCGCCCTCGTAGTAGTCGTCGCCGAACGGTCCCGACACGCGCACCTCGTCGCCGGGTTCACGGTCGGCGAGCCACGGTCCGAGGGTCCCCTCCGGGTCGACGCCCACCGTTATCTCGAAGGTTCTCTCGGTGGTGGGCGACGAGAGCGTGTAGAATCGTCCTTCCTCCTCGCCTTCGAACTCGCCGAGCACCTGCACGAACTGTCCCGGTTCGGCGGCAAAGCCCTCGGGCGTTTCGAACTCCACGGCGACCGTTTCCGGGCCGACGTTCCGAACCGCTCGCACCACCACGGGTGTCTCGTCCATACCGGTGGGTTCACGACCGGCGTTCAAATGGGTTGCCTCCCGCGTCCCGCTACGAATGGACTGCCGCCCGCGTCCCGCTACCGTTACGAATAGACGTACGGGCGGTAGTAGGCGGAGGAACCGACTTCCAACGGCGGAGTTCATCGACGAACTGACCGAACGTCAAATTCCATGGCGATGTGCGACCAGACATCGAGTTTCGACGGAATACCCCGCTTCAGAAGCCTTTTTGCTGGGGGCGCGGCTACTCCCGGACACATGCACGACGACCTGAACTGGGCCATCGGCGGGGAGGCCGGCGATGGAATCGCCTCGACCGGCAAGATCTTCGCACAGGCGCTCTCGCGCGCCGGCAGGCACGTCTTCACCTCGAAGGACTTCGCGTCCCGCATCCGGGGTGGCTACACGGCCTACAAGGTCCGAACGTCCGTCGACCGCGTCCAGAGCGTGGTCGACCGACTCGACATCCTCATCGCGCTCACCGAGCGCACTGTCGACGAGAACCTCGACGAACTCCACGAGGGCTCCATCATCATCTACGATGGTGACCGCACGGAGTTCTCTGACTTCGAGGCGCCCGAAAACGTGACGGCCCTCGACGTCCCGCTCAAGTCGCTGGCCGAGGACGCCGGCGGCGCCATCATGCGCAACATCGTTGCGCTGGGCGCCGTCTGTGCCGTCGCCGACTTCCCCATCGAGAATCTCGACGAGTCACTCGAGAAGCGCTTCGGTGGGAAGGGTGAGAGCATCGTCAACAACAACAAGGAGGCCGCGCGCCTCGGCGAGGAGTACGTCGAAGACGAGTACACCGACGTCACCCAGCAGTACGAACTCGAGACGACCGACGAGGACTACGTCCTGTTGAACGGCGACGAAGCCATCGGCATGGGCGCCATCGCCGCCGGCTGTCGGTTCTACGCCGGCTACCCCATCACGCCCG encodes:
- a CDS encoding FAD-dependent oxidoreductase, whose protein sequence is MDETPVVVRAVRNVGPETVAVEFETPEGFAAEPGQFVQVLGEFEGEEEGRFYTLSSPTTERTFEITVGVDPEGTLGPWLADREPGDEVRVSGPFGDDYYEGEDAVLLLAGGPGVGPAVGIAERALGEGKDVALVYQDDDPVHEDRLGALAAGGARVVVVTGNLRDAIEAVAGHSPGLPFVYGFAGFCEDAVAALEGLGYDAGEAKVESFGPAP